Proteins encoded together in one Rana temporaria chromosome 6, aRanTem1.1, whole genome shotgun sequence window:
- the VASN gene encoding vasorin: MHIQLIWSVFICATYTVLVETCPDGCQCSVPFTIFCSSRKNPSFPRNIPQNTLSLYLFENGISSIEESSFSGLWDLQLLDLSHNKLSHLPGGVFKSLANLSNLDLSSNQITEISAETFQGLGRLERLYLIGNQIRSIHPDAFRGLENLLELKLSQNQLVVAPAFSLPHLLLLDLSYNTISTIQPGVFHASNIETLKLAGLGLKEVPADLLSGLKNLHDLDLSHNQLSKVPPGLRGLTKLNLAGNAAISQLQPEDFSVLTGLQDLDLSGLNLRTLPKGLFQSSKRLRGISLAQNPFNCVCLLSWLTEWLRVSGVALLRSDETRCHFPPKNAGKILRNLQSSDFGCPIPTTVFVPTTLAPTSTAPPPTTTTSKPTARPTTIPTTTIPAVQTEIQHPEIPTPYDQLCPPQTCLNGGFCMMNSLGEIECECPAGFYGMYCEMLSLTPFAEQPLLQLQVIDVTSSSIKIDLQSYIENKKHLPGLRLTVQNLSVPEHWSVTYSLPPSIPYYSLTQLSANSTYRLCLETMYDVSAERELCTEAQTLSESPKSSAHINQSRDGNLTLVLVPAAAAGILLVVVIVSAVCYARRRREKAHAGENGGPLEMEGVKMALEEKSELKKLSDSSNGPDRGWQTEEPLMDSTRIVNNNDAPTGRLPHSYF; this comes from the coding sequence ATGCATATCCAGCTTATatggagtgttttcatttgtGCCACGTATACAGTCCTTGTTGAAACTTGTCCAGATGGCTGTCAATGCAGCGTACCATTTACCATCTTCTGCTCAAGTCGCAAGAACCCCAGTTTTCCCCGAAACATACCTCAGAACACCTTAAGCCTTTATCTTTTTGAGAATGGCATCAGTTCCATAGAAGAAAGCAGTTTTTCAGGTTTGTGGGACTTGCAGCTCTTGGATCTATCTCATAACAAACTGTCTCATCTACCTGGTGGCGTTTTTAAGAGCTTGGCAAACCTCAGCAACCTTGACCTTTCATCTAATCAAATTACCGAAATCTCTGCAGAGACCTTTCAAGGGCTTGGTCGGTTAGAGAGGTTGTATCTCATTGGTAATCAGATTCGTAGTATTCATCCTGATGCCTTCAGAGGTCTTGAGAACTTGCTTGAACTGAAGCTCTCTCAGAATCAACTGGTTGTAGCACCAGCTTTCTCCTTACCACATCTTTTGCTCTTGGATCTTAGCTATAACACTATTTCCACTATCCAGCCTGGAGTATTCCATGCAAGTAATATTGAGACTCTAAAACTGGCAGGTCTTGGCCTGAAAGAAGTACCAGCAGATCTATTGAGTGGCCTCAAGAATCTTCATGATCTAGACCTGTCTCATAATCAGCTTAGTAAAGTTCCACCTGGTCTACGTGGCCTAACCAAACTCAACCTTGCTGGCAATGCTGCAATTTCTCAGCTTCAGCCAGAAGATTTCTCTGTTCTTACTGGATTACAAGATTTAGATTTAAGTGGATTGAATCTTCGTACTTTGCCAAAGGGTCTTTTCCAATCTTCAAAACGTCTTCGTGGCATAAGCCTGGCACAAAACCCTTTTAATTGTGTGTGCTTATTAAGCTGGCTGACAGAATGGCTGCGAGTGAGTGGAGTTGCTCTGCTGCGTTCTGATGAAACTCGCTGTCATTTCCCTCCCAAAAATGCTGGCAAGATCTTGCGCAATTTACAAAGTTCTGATTTTGGATGTCCAATACCAACAACCGTCTTTGTGCCTACGACCTTAGCACCTACCAGCACTGCTCCACCACCTACAACTACAACTTCTAAACCAACAGCCAGACCAACCACCATTCCAACCACAACCATTCCAGCTGTACAGACAGAAATTCAACACCCCGAAATACCAACTccatatgatcagctgtgtccacctCAAACTTGCTTGAATGGTGGTTTCTGTATGATGAACTCACTTGGGGAAATAGAATGTGAATGTCCAGCTGGATTCTATGGTATGTATTGTGAGATGCTGTCATTAACACCCTTTGCTGAACAGCCTTTACTACAACTGCAAGTAATTGATGTAACTAGCAGCTCTATTAAAATTGATCTACAGAGTTATATTGAAAACAAGAAACACCTACCAGGACTTAGACTCACTGTCCAAAACCTGTCTGTCCCAGAACATTGGTCTGTGACCTACTCGCTTCctccatcaataccatattattcCCTGACACAACTGTCTGCTAACAGCACTTACAGACTTTGTCTTGAAACCATGTACGACGTGAGCGCAGAACGTGAGCTGTGTACAGAGGCACAGACTTTATCAGAATCTCCAAAATCGAGTGCACACATCAATCAGTCTCGTGACGGAAATCTAACCTTGGTCTTAGTGCCAGCTGCCGCAGCTGGGATTTTGCTTGTGGTAGTTATAGTAAGTGCAGTATGTTATGCACGAAGACGTAGAGAAAAGGCACATGCAGGTGAGAATGGGGGTCCTTTAGAGATGGAAGGTGTAAAAATGGCGCTTGAAGAGAAAAGTGAGTTAAAAAAGTTATCCGACAGCTCAAATGGTCCAGACAGAGGATGGCAGACAGAAGAGCCACTAATGGACTCCACTAGAATAGTAAACAATAATGATGCACCCACAGGCCGGCTTCCACATTCTTACTTTTAA